In Toxotes jaculatrix isolate fToxJac2 chromosome 11, fToxJac2.pri, whole genome shotgun sequence, a single genomic region encodes these proteins:
- the LOC121189410 gene encoding uncharacterized protein LOC121189410: MASQRRLPILLLTLIFCFLPCATCGKTYYSHHGLRCVGECELQGFPQSYQCTVHASDGTEKLEYCSPKRNMDYRGNECLDCCDLHGNDYYWCRTGSSWGYCGDVVESSKHYTSTYGVPCTDSCEQRSSDYYWCNAPQGYDYCSPKQNVDYKGRACRQDHPCDKHGNSYYWCNLKQGSWGYCAPVEERAMIHTTKYLKDCIDDCQYHTSRDYFWCHVESSWSYCSPLPDFTYKGEPCRSDHMCGNHGYSYNWCFTTYNDDWDYCGVITAGECVYSVPQRRKRQPNNPNVICTKEDQNKRRVTVFTAEVNHNAIAEPSNRLRKEAINLINRWNNQGLGDRARSNLIISEEGNLRIDLQGLINRNNQRYYNLQIQINSARSSGQSTTLAQIIVPLDTSAEYMRLAFRESLQRRARITLEVSEQSTSSSNNNQKCRRRH; the protein is encoded by the coding sequence ATGGCGTCTCAAAGGAGACTCCCCATACTGTTACTCACTCTCATATTCTGCTTCTTACCATGTGCCACCTGTGGAAAAACGTACTACAGCCACCATGGCCTACGATGTGTGGGTGAATGTGAGCTTCAAGGCTTTCCTCAGTCGTATCAGTGCACAGTTCATGCATCAGATGGCACAGAAAAATTAGAGTACTGCTCACCAAAGAGGAATATGGACTACAGGGGAAACGAGTGCCTTGATTGTTGTGACCTGCACGGTAATGACTACTACTGGTGTAGAACAGGATCAAGTTGGGGATACTGTGGAGATGTGGTAGAGAGCTCCAAACATTACACCTCCACCTATGGTGTGCCATGTACTGATAGCTGTGAACAGCGAAGTTCAGACTACTACTGGTGCAATGCCCCTCAGGGTTATGATTACTGTTCACCAAAACAGAATGTGGACTACAAAGGCCGCGCCTGTCGCCAAGATCATCCCTGTGACAAACATGGAAACAGTTACTACTGGTGTAATTTGAAGCAAGGAAGCTGGGGCTACTGTGCACCAGTGGAGGAAAGGGCAATGATTCATACAACCAAATATCTGAAAGACTGCATTGATGATTGTCAGTATCATACGTCTAGGGATTACTTCTGGTGCCATGTTGAAAGTAGTTGGAGCTACTGCTCCCCTCTACCTGACTTCACCTACAAAGGTGAACCTTGTCGCTCAGATCACATGTGTGGGAACCATGGCTATAGTTATAACTGGTGTTTCACAACATACAACGATGACTGGGATTACTGTGGAGTGATCACTGCTGGAGAGTGTGTTTATTCCGTGCCACAGCGCAGGAAACGACAGCCTAATAACCCAAACGTGATCTGTACCAAGGAGGACCAAAACAAGAGGAGAGtaactgttttcacagcagaagtaAATCACAATGCCATAGCAGAACCCAGCAACAGGCTACGCAAAGAAGCAATAAATTTAATTAACCGATGGAACAACCAGGGCTTGGGCGACCGGGCCAGGTCCAACTTGATTATATCAGAGGAGGGAAATCTTCGAATTGACCTGCAGGGACTGATAAACAGGAATAATCAGCGGTATTACAACCTGCAGATCCAGATTAACTCGGCACGCAGTAGCGGACAAAGCACCACTCTGGCACAGATCATAGTTCCTCTTGACACTTCAGCTGAGTACATGCGTTTGGCCTTCAGGGAGAGTTTACAGCGCCGGGCGAGGATTACACTGGAAGTATCAGAGCAATCAACCAGCTCctcaaacaacaaccaaaagtGTCGCAGACGTCACTGA
- the LOC121189281 gene encoding coiled-coil domain-containing protein 85A-like → MEKGALSENAETTAEDISKIRDEELLKWGKEELVRRLRRAEAEKRSVIVEHGNLMREVNRRLQLHLNEIRSLKDVNLKLQEDNQELRDLCCFLDDDRQKGKRVLREWQRLGRYSAGLMRKEVAIYLQKLKELEQRQAEVVRENLELKEVCFMLEEDRAAAVTEGVGGGMGGQLGPSCRSSIDSQSSLSQLGGSVPVPGLLRDVGDGSSTSSVGSTNSPDNPHHKPPPQGSSVIPGSESSCVSSELPHKPGNVCQSINRRHSTTSEYHTFPQSCRPRGGSLTNLDPHRLWGHSPEKHSKSPTRLPCDSHLKPCSSDLLAQKQLLMSGQAPPGCGKGTAKSSPDLSPRYWQVNTAGAGRGSPEAKQAAMGVTEHLSKGRVIVGSPESIRHHFDCQHSPGAEHSKGRCNIGFPGRDGDQRRAVGEEIAPHHHQSLYNALISAGCCTNSCRSIKLWDRCG, encoded by the exons ATGGAGAAAGGCGCACTGTCCGAAAACGCAGAGACTACGGCGGAGGACATCTCCAAAATACGGGATGAGGAGCTGCTGAAGTGGGGCAAAGAGGAGCTGGTGCGGCGGCTGCGGAGGGCTGAGGCAGAGAAGAGGAGCGTCATCGTGGAGCACGGCAATCTGATGCGGGAGGTGAACCGGAGACTCCAGCTGCATCTGAACGAGATACGAAGTTTGAAG GACGTGAATCTAAAACTGCAGGAGGACAACCAGGAGCTGCGAGACCTGTGTTGTTTCCTGGATGACGACCGGCAGAAGGGGAAGCGGGTGTTACGGGAGTGGCAACGTCTGGGCCGCTACAGTGCCGGTCTGATGAGGAAGGAGGTGGCTATTTACCTGCAGaagctgaaggagctggagcagcGGCAGGCAGAGGTCGTCcgggagaacctggagctcaaGGAGGTGTGCTTCATGCTGGAAGAGGACAGGGCTGCGGCTGTGACCGAAGGGGTAGGTGGTGGTATGGGTGGGCAGCTTGGCCCCAGCTGCAGGAGCTCCATCGACAGTCAGAGCAGCTTGTCTCAGCTTGGCGGAAGTGTCCCAGTGCCTGGCCTCTTGCGAGACGTTGGTGATGGGAGCAGCACCTCTAGCGTGGGGAGCACAAACAGCCCTGATAACCCCCACCACAAACCCCCTCCCCAGGGCTCCAGCGTCATTCCCGGATCTGAGTCGAGCTGTGTTTCGTCAGAGCTCCCCCACAAACCAGGAAATGTGTGTCAATCAATAAACAGGAGGCACAGCACCACCTCAGAGTACCACACCTTCCCCCAGTCCTGCCGGCCACGTGGGGGGTCCCTCACTAACCTGGACCCTCACAGGCTTTGGGGACACagcccagagaagcacagcaagTCTCCCACCAGGCTACCTTGTGACTCCCACCTCAAACCCTGCAGTTCCGACCTACTGGCccagaaacagctgctgatgtCAGGGCAAGCACCACCTGGCTGTGGGAAGGGGACAGCCAAGTCCAGCCCAGACCTGAGCCCGAGATATTGGCAGGTTAACACAGCAGGGGCAGGCCGTGGGAGTCCTGAGGCCAAGCAGGCAGCAATGGGGGTGACTGAGCACCTTAGCAAAGGGCGGGTGATTGTGGGGAGTCCTGAGTCTATACGGCACCACTTTGACTGTCAGCACAGCCCTGGGGCGGAGCACAGCAAGGGGAGGTGTAACATTGGCTTCCCCGGCAGGGACGGGGATCAGAGGAGGGCAGTGGGGGAGGAGAtagccccccaccaccaccagagtCTGTACAACG CTCTGATATCTGCTGGCTGCTGCACCAATTCCTGTAGGAGTATAAAACTTTGGGACAG